One genomic segment of Besnoitia besnoiti strain Bb-Ger1 chromosome VII, whole genome shotgun sequence includes these proteins:
- a CDS encoding putative thioredoxin (encoded by transcript BESB_079560) produces the protein MGRLSRAAGALCLFVLSSANSPQASPARSAASVSSLLLPFFSASLLRDVSSSAVTGAAAARREAGVVNVEEADAQDEDARGEKAQKSYTLQQRKQTEESKSQVLDNGAISLSGLKAYKAFLESHPFVFVMYYAPWCYWSKATMPEFHAAAKILAHHDPPVILALVDSVEEEDIANFEDIREFPTLRFFIDGRAQAYHGRRHRTHLVHWVDTRLDRDKSLTSADHLDELVMNREYGHLVIIGAFPDSGYDATAYVSVARQFGEDVFFGHVQQPELIDHLRNRHIFRLLTGAERTPEVERRVASPPFIVVFSKNAHEPDVHVYAGNPSDVASLTHFASRFRFPLISVFDADRLPANFFSDPRPKAAYIINTKNDPGAIGAVESETSRDPLVLAFIDAAKRYRHALLATVCGNTTPFEKHMLELLGVDEESLPAVRIMSVNPDSDGRHHPALKYRPEEPGAKSSSWGVRQPRVAIRHLTPKIIGDFFDAFARNDVEPYFRSEAVAEDLAEPRGAVKTVVGATFKQIVMESDEDVFIEFYAPWCGYCRKLEPAYKELAARLRDVTGLTVAKIDATRNEVPSIKVSGYPTLFLFPRGKKDDPPQIYSGDRTVKDMLEWLEGRVQRAKVDARHLLSIDLASRDGREPVGSVLEEL, from the coding sequence ATGGGGCGTCTgtcgcgagccgcaggcgctttgtgtctcttcgtcctctcgtCCGCGAACAGTCCTCAGGCCTCCCCTGCGCGatctgccgcctccgtctcttcgctgctgctgccgttcttctccgcgtcgcttctACGCGATGTGTCGAGCTCAGCGGTCAcgggtgcggcggcggctcgccgtgAGGCGGGCGTGGTGAacgtggaggaggcggacgcgcaggacgaagacgcgcgcggggagAAGGCACAGAAGTCCTACACTTTGCAGCAGCGCAAacagacagaggagagcAAGTCGCAGGTGCTGGACAACGGGGCGATTTCGCTCTCGGGCTTGAAGGCCTACAAGGCGTTTCTCGAAAGTCACCCGTTCGTTTTCGTCATGTACTACGCGCCGTGGTGCTACTGGTCCAAGGCGACGATGCCGGAGTTCCACGCAGCGGCCAAGATTCTCGCACACCACGACCCGCCTGTCATTCTGGCACTAGTCGACTccgtggaggaggaggacatTGCGAACTTCGAAGACATCCGCGAGTTCCCGACGCTCAGGTTCTTCatcgacggccgcgcgcaggcgtaCCACGGCCGCCGACACCGGACGCACCTGGTCCACTGGGTCGACACGCGTCTGGACCGCGACAAGTCGCTCACGTCCGCAGATCACCTCGACGAGCTCGTGATGAACCGCGAGTACGGGCATTTGGTGATCATTGGCGCGTTTCCCGACAGCGGCTACGACGCGACGGCCTACGTCTCGGTTGCGCGGCAGTTTGGCGAAGACGTCTTCTTCGGGCACGTCCAGCAGCCGGAGCTGATTGACCACCTGAGGAACCGGCACATTTTCCGACTCCTGACCGGCGCCGAGCGCACTCCCGAGGTCGAGCGACGcgtggcgtcgccgcctttcATCGTCGTGTTTTCCAAGAATGCGCACGAGCCCGACGTGCACGTGTACGCAGGCAACCCGTCGGACGTCGCGTCGCTCACGCACTTTGCGAGTCGCTTCCGCTTCCCGCTCATTTCGGTCTTCGACGCCGACCGGCTGCCGGCAAACTTCTTTTCCGACCCGCGCCCGAAGGCCGCTTACATCATCAACACGAAGAACGATCCCGGCGCCATCGGCGCCGTCGAGAGCGAGACGTCCCGAGATCCGCTCGTCCTCGCATTCATcgacgccgcgaagcgcTACAGGCACGCGCTCCTGGCGACCGTCTGCGGCAACACGACGCCGTTCGAGAAGCACATGCTCGAGTTGCTGGGCGTCGACGAAGAGTCGCTGCCAGCGGTGCGGATCATGTCTGTCAACCCCgacagcgacggccgccACCACCCTGCGCTCAAGTATCGCCCCGAGGAGCCCGGCGCCAAGTCTTCATCGTGGGGcgtgcgccagccgcgcgtggCGATCCGCCACCTGACGCCCAAGATCATCGGAGATTTCTTCGACGCGTTCGCGCGGAACGACGTGGAGCCCTACTTCCGGTCCGAGGCTGTCGCTGAAGAcctcgcggagccgcgcggtGCAGTGAAGACAGTCGTCGGCGCGACGTTCAAGCAGATCGTGATGGAGTCTGACGAGGACGTGTTCATCGAGTTCTACGCGCCGTGGTGCGGCTACTGCCGCAAACTCGAGCCCGCCTACAAGgaactcgcggcgcgcctacGCGACGTGACCGGCTTGACTGTCGCCAAGATTGACGCGACGCGAAACGAAGTCCCCAGCATCAAGGTGTCGGGGTACCCGACGCTCTTCCTTTTTCCGCGCGGAAAGAAGGACGACCCGCCCCAGATCTACAGCGGAGACCGTACCGTCAAAGACATGCTCGAGTGGCTGGAGGGGCGCGTCCAGCGAGCCAAAGTTGACGCCCGCCACCTCCTCTCCATCGACCTCGCCTCCCGAGACGGCCGCGAACCCGTCGGCAGCGTGCTGGAGGAACTGTAG